The following is a genomic window from Rhododendron vialii isolate Sample 1 chromosome 9a, ASM3025357v1.
AGTTTCAATCTAGGAATTTGTTCTGCTAGGAGAATGTAAATACGAACTGGAACTGTTTCCTAATGAGTATCTTCTACTAGCAAACTATACTTcttcattcttctttttgaGGAGGCtttaaggatttttttatttctatcaTTCTTATCCAGAGGGACAATCACCACTCggaacaaccaaaaaaaaaggaagcaaaTGATTTATAGATAAATCTCCTCTACTTAGAAGCGCTGAAATCACACATGGGAAACTCAAAGGTATGGCGTATTCTAGTGGATCTGATTATGTACCTTAGGTTCTGTTTGGATAGATAGGAATCTCAAATGAAGAGACTTGACATTATCATTAAAGACAAAAGCTTAGATTGAGTTCATATTTTACAATTAGATACCAATATTTAGTTTACCAGCTTTATCATGATGGATTTGGAATAACTCTTTAatgttttgattcttttgaaaACCTTCATGCCAAGACTAATAAATTTTACGACTCTTCTACCTCTACTCCATCTCCCACTCTAGTTTCCAAACCACCTATAGCTAAACGTCTAAAGCTCAATTCGTGTAGATATGAATTCCAAATGAATTAATTTGACAAAATTATTCAACGAGAAAAGctcaaaaattgatttgataATTTACCCATGGATTTCACATTCACTTTGGGAGCTTTATCACAGTAGATTTAAAACGACAACGTGAATGAAATCCATCATATTGAGACTGTACCTATACAAGGATTCTACTAAAACGCATATCTCCTACCTCTAATCCATCTTAATCCTGTTTCACAATTCTCGTAAAGCTAAACATCTTACAGGTTAATTCCATTTCCACGTCCATCCATATAAAACCTCACATTAGTTCTCAAACAAATCATATAATCCTTCCATTTGAAATTCACATCTATCTGaagagcattttttttataccaagtGTACGGGCaaacttacgcgcacctcaactaatctagCAAAACCAATCACACCATCCACTAGCAGGCCCAATTAAAGCTAGGGCAAAAGCCCTAGTACATAGATATGATTTCAGTTCATTCAATCAAATTCACAAATATTCAAAACGAGCGATTCGTTCAGAAAATTAACCTAATTCCAGATCCGGTTGCGAAGATCAGGACCGTCGAATACTCCTCAGGCGGCGAGATCCGCTCCACATCGAAACCCCTCCCCATAACCTGCGTCACCTCAACGACATCCCCTCTCTGTAGCCCGCAAAGCAGCTCCGCAGTGGATCCGGCCACGCTCTTCACCAGGAACTCAAACTCGCCCCTCGCCGCCGCAAACGAAGGCGGCGACGCGACGGCGAGGAACGATGGCTTTGAGTTCTCAGCGTCCGGCAGACGGAGCTGCAGGTACTGGCCGGCGTGCGTGTGGGACGCGGCGACGTCGGGCGTGTCGGAGACGTCGATGGTGACGTGGAAGAGGTAGTCGGCGGCAGAGCGGACGGAGGAGAGAGGGGCTGGGGTCCAGACGGTGGTGTCTTGTTTGACGGCGGCGGCCGCTATGGAGAGTAaacggcggcggtggtggtggtggtggcgttgGAGGGTTAGGTGGCGAAGGAGAGACATGGGagggtggtgatggtggtgggggagtAGGAGGGGGGCATGAGAGCGgaggtgaggagagagagtaatAGTAGTCATGATGTTTTGAATCGTTTGTTATAAGGGTAgtgtccagagagagagagagagagagagagagagaagccaccgCTGAATTGGTGGGGAAGGTTCTGAGGAACTGCCGTCCGTTAAAATGCGCCAAGTGAGCCCTTCTGTTTTTTGGTTTGGCAAATTTCATACACACCGCTTGAGAGTTTTTTCTGATCACCTGTGTGAGAAATCACAATGAAAaacttttctacttttttgtgCATTTCATTGATACtgaaaattaaataataaacaaaaactatcaaatttcatttattttgaatcaaaatgacTTGTTTTACTCGttgaaaatttttttgataaaaaaagaatcaTAAAAATTATTAGTAGCCGTTTAATATTTTACTTGTTGGAAGAATCGTTTTAATtcgctgagcaaaaaaaaaaaaaattgttttaattCGAAATGACAAATGTATTACTTATGGGTCTAACAAATGTATTACTTATGTATTACATTGGAAATGACAGTAGCCTTGTTCGCTTTgatgttttactttgttttaattttatttttcaatcattactttatatttttctccaatcattaccatatccaaaactaaaatatccaaaattacCTAACGAACAAGGCCAGTGAATTTATAATCACTTCTCACAAGTTAAGGGGGTATATGGCATTTACAAAAACCTCTGGGgtgtaagtgaaatttacccctTTTGTGAGGTTGCTGAGATATCCACGTGTCCCTCTCTCTAGTTATCCTGTAAAACCTGGAAAGAAAGGGTTCCATGTTatggtttttctgtttttcttgttGGGTCTGTAAATGGGAAGACCAGGAAAATGTTTACGGAGTAAAAGACAGATGAAAACGATAGAGaacttttcaataaatctatGGATACACCATATTTATATCGTCTTCTATGGGACCTACTTATGGATTCCACATAAATGATCGGAATCggttcaattttttcaaaacattatttcGAGCATCCTTATAAAAATTGAGTAgtactattggtaccgaccccgtcggcaCCGAAATTGTAAGGACGGCCGCGCCAGGCcctctccggtcaccggacggccgatccgagccgtccaaaaattttaaaaaaaaatgaggggccCGACgtgatatatacatatatacatgaaaaatggatgctcggatcaagcaccctacacacctcggatgccgttgattcccgcgtaaggcccctcgttttttttaaaattggatcggccgtccggagacggcccggcgcggccatcCCTACGATTTCCCTACACCCACGGTCGGTACGTATATCTttttcgataaaaaaataacCTCCGTCGGATATCGGTCAATGCTTAATCGATTATACGCTCGAGTTGCTAACAGGAAATTGGGCGTAGAATCGAATAAGCCTTTAACGATATCTGacggagctaattttttacaaaaatgctttaaaaattgttttaaaaaaatttagcagatcaaatcatttgtgtgagactcgTAGAAAACGGTGTACACTTAATGGCGTACCCCAGCAGGGCTCAGAAATTTTACCATTTCTCATCCAACAAGTTTTAAGTCCAAAAGGCTATAGACCTTTGACGTTTTCTATGCTGAGAGGCTTTCGACAGAAAGGTATCCACTTGTCATGGTAAAGTTTGATGGATCCAAGAGGCTCTTCCAAGCCCGGGAAGCTTGAGGATTCGGATTAACATGAAGGTGGTTTTGTATTCAACTAGTAATACAGGGAGAGAAACTAGTTCATGGAGGAGCGGCGCAATCACAACCGTctattcgcgcaattaatggttgagattcgttttcaattttgaccgattataattaattattaccggtcataattgattttcaatccggatcgttcaaaaacactttggacgcgCACGATTGGATTCCGCAACGCCTTCTTTATGAAAAGctccgtaaaaaagtttttctggtaATACATGTGGTTCATAGATAGTTGTATCCATAATTGCCTTGCAGGGGGTGAGACCCAAATAGCTTTGCTTTGG
Proteins encoded in this region:
- the LOC131300570 gene encoding fruit protein pKIWI502, giving the protein MTTITLSPHLRSHAPLLLPHHHHHPPMSLLRHLTLQRHHHHHRRRLLSIAAAAVKQDTTVWTPAPLSSVRSAADYLFHVTIDVSDTPDVAASHTHAGQYLQLRLPDAENSKPSFLAVASPPSFAAARGEFEFLVKSVAGSTAELLCGLQRGDVVEVTQVMGRGFDVERISPPEEYSTVLIFATGSGISPIRSLIESGFNTNKRPDVRLYYGARNLQRMAYQDRFKEWESLGVKIVPVLSQPDDNWTGERGYVQAAFARAKKILSPQATGAVLCGQKQMSEEVVSLLVAEGVSSEKILKNF